One window of the Procambarus clarkii isolate CNS0578487 chromosome 27, FALCON_Pclarkii_2.0, whole genome shotgun sequence genome contains the following:
- the LOC123762534 gene encoding uncharacterized protein — protein sequence MASLTVKKASIVSPALDKASIVSPALDKASIVSPALDKASIVSPALDKASIVSPALDKASIVSPAHDKASIVSPALDKASIVSPALDKASIVSLALDKASIVSPALDKASIVSPALDKASIVSPALDKASIVSPALDKASIVSPALDKASIVSPALDKASIVSPALDKASIVSPALDKASIVSLALDKASIVSPALDKASIVSPALDKASIVSPALDKASIVSPALDKASIVSPALDKASIVSSALDKALDKAATHTLTLGKD from the coding sequence ATGGCAAGTCTTACTGTTAAGAAAGCTTCTATAGTGAGCCCTGCTCTTGATAAAGCTTCCATAGTGAGCCCTGCTCTTGATAAAGCTTCCATAGTGAGCCCTGCTCTTGATAAAGCTTCCATAGTGAGCCCTGCTCTTGATAAAGCTTCCATAGTGAGCCCTGCTCTTGATAAAGCTTCCATAGTGAGCCCTGCTCATGATAAAGCTTCCATAGTGAGCCCTGCTCTTGATAAAGCTTCCATAGTGAGCCCTGCTCTTGATAAAGCTTCCATAGTGAGCCTTGCTCTTGATAAAGCTTCCATAGTGAGCCCTGCTCTTGATAAAGCTTCCATAGTGAGCCCTGCTCTTGATAAAGCTTCCATAGTGAGCCCTGCTCTTGATAAAGCTTCCATAGTGAGCCCTGCTCTTGATAAAGCTTCCATAGTGAGCCCTGCTCTTGATAAAGCTTCCATAGTGAGCCCTGCTCTTGATAAAGCTTCCATAGTGAGCCCTGCTCTTGATAAAGCTTCCATAGTGAGCCCTGCTCTTGATAAAGCTTCCATAGTGAGCCTTGCTCTTGATAAAGCTTCCATAGTGAGCCCTGCTCTTGATAAAGCTTCCATAGTGAGCCCTGCTCTTGATAAAGCTTCCATAGTGAGCCCTGCTCTTGATAAAGCTTCCATAGTGAGCCCTGCTCTTGATAAAGCTTCCATAGTGAGCCCTGCTCTTGATAAAGCTTCCATAGTGAGCTCTGCTCTTGACAAAGCTCTTGATAAAGCTGCCACCCACACTCTTACTCTCGGCAAAGATTAA
- the LOC123762626 gene encoding CD209 antigen-like protein E yields MMRVCVVLMVLVAAVAAQGGGGGRQLIRPDPKACADRIKHAATFRNNHYYFFSWLHVPTQQHERDWLDARNICRKHCQDLVSIETEEENRFVTEAIQKGGIKYIWTSGRKCNFDGCDRPDLQPPIVNGWFWSGSSARIPPTTSTRGWRGAWSSTGGSGKAQPDNREFSETRNDEACIAVLNNFYQDGVVWHDVACNHVKPWICEDSEELLNFARFTYPDANIP; encoded by the exons atgatgcgtgtgtgcgtggtgttgatggtgctggtggcggcggtggcggcccaGGGAGGCGGTGGTGGTCGCCAGTTGATCCGACCCGACCCGAAGGCTTGCGCTGACCGCATCAAACACGCCGCCACCTTCCGCAATAATCACTACTACTTCTTCTCCTGGCTCCACGTCCCCACCCAGCAGCACGAGAGGGACTGGCTCGATGCAAGGAACATCTGCAG GAAGCATTGTCAGGATCTGGTGAGCATAGAAACTGAAGAGGAAAACAGATTTGTGACCGAGGCCATCCAGAAAGGTGGAATCAAGTACATCTGGACCTCTGGTCGTAAGTGCAACTTTGATGGCTGTGACAGGCCAGACCTGCAGCCTCCAATTGTCAACGGTTGGTTCTGGTCCGGCTCCTCTGCTCGCATTCCCCCAACCACCAGTACCCGCGGCTGGCGAGGCGCTTGGTCCTCCACCGGAGGCTCTGGCAAAGCTCAACCCGACAACCGCGAGTTTTCAGAGACCCGCAACGACGAGGCTTGCATTGCTGTCCTCAACAACTTCTACCAAGATGGTGTTGTGTGGCACGATGTTGCCTGCAACCACGTGAAGCCCTGGATTTGCGAGGACTCAGAGGAGCTCCTCAACTTCGCTCGTTTCACTTATCCTGACGCTAACATTCCTTAA